The Mesorhizobium sp. B1-1-8 genome contains a region encoding:
- a CDS encoding bifunctional aldolase/short-chain dehydrogenase, which translates to MKNLWNDADAEKMVADYAKKGVGRDLALRVYTTRLLGGEPRLVLHGGGNTSCKTKATDLVGDEWDVLCVKGSGWDMAVIEPQGLPAVKMGALLKARALDTLSDEDMVALQRANLIDPASPNPSVETLLHAFLPHKFVDHTHSTAILAIVDQEDSKALVAKVFGSKMGYVPYIKPGFDLAKVAAEVFDADPSVEGLILDKHGIFTFGDDARQAYDRMIHYVNAAEDYVAKNGKPQTAKAALPAKLAKAGDIAPMLRGAVAVARGEGRFDRMISDFRTSAAIIDFINSAKISDYAKRGVSTPDLSIRIKTGPMALPAPDAEKLGDYKSAIRDHVEAFAKDYTAYFETNDTLDDVKRTMLDPMPRLTLVPGLGMFGHGRTLKDARIASDVGEMWIEAVRGAEAIGNFQPLSKADLFPLEYWSLEQAKLASNKPKPLTGQVVLITGGAGAIGAATAKLFADNGAHAVVVDLDADKAAEAARKTGNNSIGFAADITDPAQVRAAFDKAVAVFGGVDILVSNAGAAWEGRIGELDDALLRKSFELNFFAHQSVAQNAVRIMLEQGTGGVLLFNTSKQAVNPGPKFGAYGVPKAATLFLSRQYALDYGAYGIRSNAVNADRIRSGLLTDAMIASRSGARGVSEKEYMSGNLLGQEVTAQDVAQAFLHHALAERTTADVTTVDGGNIAAALR; encoded by the coding sequence ATGAAGAACCTTTGGAACGACGCCGACGCGGAAAAGATGGTTGCCGACTATGCCAAAAAGGGCGTCGGCCGCGACCTGGCGCTGCGCGTCTACACGACGCGCCTGCTCGGCGGAGAGCCGCGGCTGGTGTTGCATGGCGGCGGCAACACTTCGTGCAAGACCAAGGCCACCGATCTCGTCGGCGACGAGTGGGACGTGCTCTGCGTCAAGGGCAGCGGCTGGGACATGGCGGTCATCGAGCCGCAGGGCCTGCCGGCGGTGAAGATGGGCGCGCTGCTCAAGGCGCGCGCGCTCGACACGCTCTCCGACGAGGACATGGTGGCGCTGCAGCGCGCCAACCTCATCGATCCCGCCTCGCCCAACCCGTCGGTCGAGACGCTGCTGCACGCCTTCCTGCCGCACAAATTCGTCGACCACACGCATTCGACCGCGATCCTTGCCATCGTCGATCAGGAAGACAGCAAGGCGCTGGTTGCAAAGGTGTTCGGCAGCAAAATGGGCTACGTGCCCTACATCAAGCCGGGTTTCGACCTCGCCAAGGTCGCGGCGGAAGTCTTTGATGCCGATCCAAGCGTCGAAGGCCTGATCCTCGACAAGCACGGCATCTTCACCTTCGGCGACGACGCCAGGCAAGCTTATGACCGCATGATCCACTATGTGAATGCGGCCGAAGATTATGTCGCCAAGAACGGCAAGCCGCAGACGGCCAAGGCGGCGCTGCCGGCAAAGCTGGCCAAAGCCGGCGACATCGCGCCGATGCTGCGCGGCGCGGTGGCCGTGGCGCGCGGCGAAGGCCGTTTCGACCGCATGATCAGCGATTTCCGCACCTCGGCTGCGATCATCGATTTCATCAATTCGGCCAAGATTTCCGACTATGCCAAGCGTGGCGTGTCGACGCCGGATCTGTCGATCCGCATCAAGACCGGCCCGATGGCGTTGCCGGCCCCGGACGCCGAGAAGCTCGGCGATTACAAGAGCGCGATCCGCGACCATGTCGAGGCCTTCGCCAAGGATTACACCGCCTATTTCGAGACGAATGACACGCTGGACGATGTCAAACGTACCATGCTCGACCCGATGCCGCGGCTGACGCTGGTTCCCGGCCTCGGCATGTTCGGCCACGGCCGCACGCTCAAGGACGCCAGGATCGCTTCCGACGTCGGCGAGATGTGGATCGAGGCGGTGCGCGGCGCCGAGGCCATCGGCAATTTCCAGCCGCTGTCCAAGGCCGACCTGTTCCCGCTCGAATATTGGTCGCTGGAGCAGGCCAAGCTCGCCTCCAACAAGCCGAAGCCGCTGACCGGCCAGGTGGTGCTGATCACAGGCGGCGCCGGCGCGATCGGTGCCGCGACCGCCAAGCTGTTCGCCGACAACGGCGCCCATGCCGTCGTCGTCGACCTCGACGCCGACAAAGCTGCCGAGGCCGCCAGGAAGACCGGCAACAATTCGATCGGCTTTGCTGCCGACATCACCGATCCGGCCCAGGTGCGCGCCGCCTTCGACAAGGCCGTCGCGGTGTTCGGCGGTGTCGACATATTGGTGTCCAATGCGGGCGCCGCCTGGGAAGGCAGGATCGGCGAACTCGACGACGCGCTGTTGCGCAAGAGCTTCGAGTTGAACTTCTTCGCCCATCAGTCGGTGGCGCAGAACGCGGTGCGCATCATGCTGGAACAGGGCACCGGTGGCGTGCTCCTGTTCAACACCTCCAAGCAGGCGGTCAATCCGGGGCCGAAGTTCGGCGCCTATGGCGTGCCGAAGGCGGCGACGCTGTTCCTGTCGCGGCAATATGCGCTCGATTACGGCGCTTACGGCATCCGCTCCAACGCGGTCAACGCCGACCGCATCCGCTCGGGGCTGTTGACCGACGCCATGATCGCCAGCCGCTCGGGCGCGCGCGGCGTGTCGGAGAAGGAATACATGTCCGGCAATTTGCTCGGCCAGGAAGTGACGGCACAGGATGTGGCGCAGGCCTTCCTGCATCATGCGCTGGCCGAGCGCACCACCGCGGACGTGACGACAGTCGACGGCGGCAACATCGCGGCAGCGCTGCGCTGA
- a CDS encoding substrate-binding domain-containing protein, with amino-acid sequence MNITRRLLGKAAFGLAGAALLMQGTALAADKPAPFDKPGVKIALVRYLSTGDFFQAYLSGVEAQAKALGVDLRVLDSRQDAALQADMVDQAIALGVQGIIIQHGLTESMKDAAQRAVDAGIKVVAFDVNVENPKIPQIEQSDRDLAKLALEQAVKDNGESWKAGYVYVAGIAPLDRRNETWVDVKKKYSGINEVAMFGTLDNPIANSVANQARSVLQAHPDIKVMFAPYDEFAKGVKIAVDEAGLNKDIKIYSADISTSDIAAMRETDSAWAATAATNPAVVGQVSVRALAQLLAGEDPGHNVIVPPTLITRKELIDKDIKNMEDLSAKLPQFAHADVAMPAWMPNPNAK; translated from the coding sequence GTGAACATCACAAGAAGACTTTTGGGAAAGGCCGCATTCGGGCTTGCGGGCGCCGCGCTGCTGATGCAGGGGACAGCTCTTGCCGCGGACAAGCCGGCGCCGTTCGACAAGCCCGGCGTCAAGATCGCGCTGGTGCGCTATCTTTCGACCGGTGACTTCTTCCAGGCCTATCTCTCCGGCGTCGAGGCGCAGGCCAAGGCGCTCGGCGTCGACCTGCGCGTGCTCGACAGCCGCCAGGATGCCGCACTGCAGGCCGACATGGTCGACCAGGCCATTGCGCTCGGCGTGCAGGGCATCATCATTCAGCACGGCCTGACGGAATCGATGAAGGACGCCGCCCAGCGCGCGGTCGATGCCGGCATCAAGGTCGTCGCCTTCGACGTCAATGTCGAGAACCCGAAGATCCCGCAGATCGAGCAGTCGGACCGCGACCTGGCCAAGCTCGCGCTCGAGCAGGCGGTGAAGGACAATGGCGAGAGCTGGAAGGCCGGCTATGTCTATGTCGCCGGCATCGCGCCGCTTGACCGCCGCAATGAGACCTGGGTCGACGTGAAGAAGAAATATTCGGGCATCAACGAGGTCGCCATGTTCGGCACGCTCGACAACCCGATCGCCAATTCCGTCGCCAACCAGGCGCGCTCGGTGCTGCAGGCGCATCCCGACATCAAGGTGATGTTCGCGCCCTATGACGAGTTCGCCAAGGGCGTCAAGATCGCCGTCGACGAGGCCGGATTGAACAAGGACATCAAGATCTATTCGGCCGACATCTCGACCTCGGACATCGCCGCCATGCGCGAGACCGACAGCGCCTGGGCCGCGACCGCCGCCACCAATCCGGCCGTCGTCGGCCAGGTCTCGGTGCGTGCGCTGGCGCAGCTGCTTGCCGGTGAGGATCCCGGCCACAACGTCATCGTGCCGCCGACGCTGATCACCCGGAAGGAGCTGATCGACAAGGACATCAAGAACATGGAAGACCTGTCGGCCAAGCTGCCGCAGTTCGCCCATGCCGATGTCGCCATGCCGGCCTGGATGCCGAACCCGAACGCCAAATAA